GCACAAACATAGGAGCAGCCTTTATTGCAGCAACCGAACGTTTTGCTGCAATACTATCCAGATACTGCTTACAAACCCACGTGCCCTCTAATGTTGGGGTAATGTGCGTTTTTTTAAAGCTCAAAAAGTAGTAAAGACCTGCTACAGCAACTATAAACAGACCTAAGGAGAAAAGTGCAATCTTTAGCCTATTTCCCCTTACCGTTTTGTGGACGTGCATTGGGCTTTGCATATTTATTTGCGTAAATGATAAAACCAATACCCGCTAAAATAAATGGTATGCTAAGAATTTGCCCCATGTTTAAGGCCATCCCCTGCTCAAATCCTACCTGATCATTCTTAATAAACTCAATTAAAAAACGGGACAAGAAAAGCAACGATAAAAATACACCGAATTGCATTCCAGGCTTCTTGAAGGCACACTCCTTCTTGAAGTGCATCCAATATAGCACAAAAAAGATTGTCAGATACGCTAATGCCTCATAAATTTGTGTCGGATGCTTAGGCAGCGTTTCGCCTTCACGTAAAAAGATAATCCCCCAAGGCAAGTTAGTTACATGTCCGTAGATTTCGGAATTCATTAGGTTACCTAAGCGCACAAACATTCCAGCAATAGGAACAGCAAGCGATATCCTATCTAAAAGCCAGATAAATGGTCGCTTATACTTTCGCGAATAGAGAGCCAAGGCAATTAAGATACCTATTGCGGCACCATGACTGGCTAGTCCACCCTCGCGAATGTTAAGAATATGCCAAGGATGTGAGAAGTAATATTCGGGCTGATAAAAAAGTACATGACCTAAACGAGCTCCAACAACAACGCCGATGCCCACATAAAATGCAAGATTATCTATTTCCGAAATCTTTATCCCCTCAAACTTATACATTCGAGTAAAGACCCAGTAGCTGGCCACAA
This window of the uncultured Acetobacteroides sp. genome carries:
- the lgt gene encoding prolipoprotein diacylglyceryl transferase, encoding MNLLFINWNVDPVFFTIFGFQVRYYGILFAIAFVASYWVFTRMYKFEGIKISEIDNLAFYVGIGVVVGARLGHVLFYQPEYYFSHPWHILNIREGGLASHGAAIGILIALALYSRKYKRPFIWLLDRISLAVPIAGMFVRLGNLMNSEIYGHVTNLPWGIIFLREGETLPKHPTQIYEALAYLTIFFVLYWMHFKKECAFKKPGMQFGVFLSLLFLSRFLIEFIKNDQVGFEQGMALNMGQILSIPFILAGIGFIIYANKYAKPNARPQNGKGK